The Rhopalosiphum maidis isolate BTI-1 chromosome 2, ASM367621v3, whole genome shotgun sequence genome segment GTCAGATGATAGAAATTGTTATTCTGTTCATCTCGTTTGCACGCCGTTACGAGTTTGCGACGACCTTTCCAAAGACGAGTTTTTCACCCGTTGACAATCTACTTTGAGTGTGATTGCACGTCGACGGTGTTCTCTCGCACAGCAGCTGTACAgttatttttacgatattattattatatcggtaTTCGGTatgcaaaaattacaaaatatgtttatagcaATTGAGTTCACAACGACGTGTTGACATTTCGTACGGTGCCTATGTTCGATCATTATTGTGGTAACCAAAACCAGTATCTACACCAATATTGGTGATATTATGCGTTAGGCTTGCGTTACACGATGGCTGCCAAAATACAACCATTTGATCCTCCGAGTTCTGCCAGTTCCGATAGGTAATTTACATTGatcgtaataactaatataataggtatactgtaACACTATTTGTTGTAACCTATTTAGTATGCTACTTTAATACCGGTCGCAGTTAAAACCTTAATTGACTGTTGTGGCCATAGTATGCGAATGTGTGTAGTTCTGATTGTTTGAATAGTCTATTACTTTTGCACACTTCGACCacaatggttttatttatgttttgcaatggttttttttttgtatattatatattttttaatatcaaataaattcaatgagTTCTTATTCAAGGATGTAATCCTTACTTTCTAATTCTGGAagttaggtattttattattttcaactaattttatgtgtatgtaatttttaatgactgaaatgtcttttttttttgtttaattgtttaattacctaatataatttgttaaaataaatccatTAGCAAATCTacacgtttaaaataataataataataataataataaggtatttatataatatagaagatataatatttatttaattcttctTTTGATTTTAGTGATTTGAACGAATATCGTGATGTAGTTGGTGACATTTCGGTTGCTTTAGATAATGATGACGAAGAAAGTGATAGCATAATCTCATCTAGTATGTCACCATCTAAACAGTCGACTAGTGCGCCATCAAcgggtaataatttattataattattctaattacattttgtacattaaatatagtagaactattaagtaactatataatgataagATTGGTTTGTTCAACAATGATCAACAATTGGTGTgttgttaaagtttcaaattgACCTTCTATAATAAGTACGTATCACTTGTTCGATTCATTTTGGCACTCTGTaatcattacaatttaaaaattaatagcaacccaaaaactatattataataaaaaaaatattattattctaaagactaagtttttattaaacccCAATGGTTGTCGAGTGTTAAGATGTATTGAACAGgttgtaataataagttactatctaatttatatttatttctttattattgcacatttatgaattaaaaatttttgttcaatttgttgacattaacattttaactaaataggtTAAACAAAAGACATGGTCTCTTAATACACGAGttgttattaaacatattattacttaatttctgtggtatttttttcagttaattttgtattattattttaatttaagtgttGGTGAAATCTCCTCGGTCAACTTTACGACAAAGAACAACTTCTGTCAGTCAATCGACTAAAAAAACAGCTACAGAGTCAGTATTGCAGTCTCATACGCGAACAATTTACACAGCTGGTCGACCACCATGGTACAACACTGCTGGACAACAAGTAGAGCCATTTGTTATTGGtgagttatgtattataattaattgtactttttttggacaacaacattttatgtatttaaataacatatgtgAAATATcactaaactttttaattcttaacatattaattaaacattatatacaacacaatatttagGTGTATGTGGTGGAAGTGCTTCTGGGAAAACAACTGTGGctagaaaaataatagaatcgTTAAATGTACCATGGGTTGTATTGCTTAGCATGGATTCATTTTATaaggtttaatttattaataatagtattaattatagcattataattaataacctatctaatctattattttaacgttagGTGTTAACTGAAGAACAACACGAGAAAGCTGCTCATAATGAGTATAACTTTGATCATCCAGAAGCGTTTGATTTTGAACTATTGACTTCTACTTTACAAAGATTAAAAGATGGCAAAAAAGttgaagtacctatttataattttgtcacACACGCTAGAGAAACTAAAACTGTaagcattacattttttctttaatattaactattgactaaaatatatttaatatcttctatgtaagtaaatattgatcaaaatagtttttattatttttgttaaattaaattgtttaatactgattaatttaatttgtatctctaattaattttaattggtcattattattacaatatatagtaagtattctatatttttataaaatatatttatatattatttatttattttagaaaacaatGTATGGcgcaaatgttataatatttgaaggaATTAtggcattttataatacagatgTTTTGAAGGttagtaacattttattaaaattgaatattaatttaagaatgTTATTGAGAATTTAAAtggtttgattatttaatatttattaattaggataaggttaaacttaaattttcacaaattttttaaattataattcaaaatgtaattttattcaaacttataaatgtaatcataataattataacctgacctatttacattataagaattcaaattaatctacttttatttttaaagtttgagAGTTTGAAAAGCTTgacacatacatatttatgacaaatatttaaaatgctcagttaattattttttaaatttatttgtattgtttttaggataaatatataccatattatatttaaagtcttgaatatctatttttataaaaaaaattcagtaaaactaaaatatttgatatgtcaaatttaaaaataattattcattttatattttttaattgaacatgtacaatcataattatttaattttatatttgtatagatgTTGGATATGAAGGTGTTTGTAGATACTGATGCTGATATTAGATTAGCACGGAGACTCAAGAGAGATATATCTCAACGAGGTAGAGATCTTCAAGGTGTTTTAAAACAGTATTGTAATATGGTAAAACCATCATTTTCACATTATATCGCTCCGTCCATGATCCATGCTGATATCATTGTACCTCGAGGTGGAGATAATACAGTTGCTATAGAGTTAATAGTTCGTCATGTACATAAACAACTACAAGCGGTgagtttacattataaattattatttttgagagttaaatatttttttttttatcatttatgtaaatttaaaattattattaaaattatcacttaaaaagtgtataataaatattaggaaTTAGATAATAGTTActacattaatttatctttttagtTGATTGGAAAtagatttgattaaataagcATTATCTTTGAAATACTGgaatgtaaacaatattaattgttatattttgtaaacttatttatttatttactgtatatcataactcataactcataagttaCTGTTAAAGTTGAAAtccgttattttataaatcaacggTTTGCCTTAGTTAAAActgtttacattaaaattaaatttaatattatctttagtaGAAATTGTGTATCATATTAACcaacatattaaatgttaatctaTACAACTCTTGATTAAGtaaaaccaatatatatatatatatatatatattatatatatgtaacattAACTAGTTGAAGAGtagatatgaaatatttattttgatattaaaatattaaataataatttattttacatttgaaaaattttagggaaaaataaaaaaatacataacagttttcatagttttattaaaaatacttctgcatgatattataagtttaaaatttgacaacaatttctatttaatttagtttgtgtacaatattttaaaaattaagttaatttactaactttttaaatttaaaacaaaggaTAGTGAGATATCTACTATTTTTTACTACCAGTTATACTTggtaacattttgaattagacaatttaccattttttaacAGCCTTatggacattatattataacttttccaTTATGATATaccataaatgtattgttgtaCAAGTGTTAAAGTAGTATTTGGCTATgtatatcattgttattattatttattatcaaataaaataattaatttaattatccaCAGTAAATATGACACCAACTAATTCACGTTTTAGATTTCtacattttaatctaattacttccaatataggtatatagactATAGGTATATGACTGAATAATTATGgggaatttataaaatatctagttaaattataaattatatgggtTATTTACTTCATACTTCAATGCTagcattgaaataaaaaccaacTTGAAAACAGAATAGATGATCATTCATTAGTGAAAATTCACcataatcttatattaaaaattacaaagttAAATCACTCATGTACTAAGTAAACTTACTTAGTAACTTACTTATCAGACTgagagaataaaataaatacagatattgttaaattattatttaatagaataaattcaAGTATCAATTATAACTAGCAATATTAaggtttatttttgataataatttttattaaatttatttggatCTGatcttttttattctatagttaattgaaaaaaaagaatttttaatagtttttaattgaatgttatttacctatgaatgtcattttgtatattgtgtatcaaAAAAGTAGTTATTGATCAATTTAGGTTTAAGAATATATAcaactttaaatgtttttataggtAAGACAAAATAACTTTGCTGCATTATGAAATCCATTTAATAGAATTTCAAACATTGTGTCATTTTGGTTGCGAAGTTAAAAGAAAcagaaaattgataatataaatgttaaaatttttaattaattaattatttgtgatttaatttcattgtttttctattatttatattttatttaatataatcaaagaaaaaaaataataataaatgcatctgtttaaaataattaaaaatgtattattcatttagctacttgattttgtattaaaaaaaaaaaaaaaaacaataatttccaaaaaaaaatgatataagaatcatatttatcatcagttaagttaattttatcatagaaACATGTataagttttgaattttatacttacaaatatttaaaaatgtttgttaaaggtaaaacaaaataatttttgatttaataaatgacaataaacattattgacaaaattataataggtggGAAGGAAAGTACattcaaaaattgaataatttgtaataattattattgcaattaaCATTGTATAGAAATTGagcaataaagaaaaataatgaactgGAAACAAGACTGATCACTTAACTAAACCATTTACTTGCATGCAAGTCAGTGTTGTActactatttaaattcaaatgcaATAATGAATTACTTACAATGGatataaaatcaaagtattaataattgatttcattctaaaaattcaaattctattaataaaaaatatttttgtaaaataaaaataaatgagttCAAGAAATAAGTGTGTAATGatcttctaaaaataattataaaagtatatttatttttttaagttgattTGCATTATTGATTTAACTATGGATacttttaaaagatttaaattttatttatacaatgaacaaatatttagaaatatgaggcagaaacaatataaaataaattatgattaatcaGCAACATTAATCTGTAtactattttgttaaaaagttAGAATTGTACTGCTATCTtaactcaaaaaaattatttaccaagAATACacgttaaatgttaaaatcaaatattaatagataattaccCCACTAACATttcatgtattaaaataagaattttgtctcaaaaataatttctatgtaataaatttaatgtaattttcattgcataatatttttttaaacattattatcattattcatttataatttatttatactgttgatttatgatttgtttttgtgattaaaaatgttaattaacaaagttaaatgaatttatatatatatattatatctaattaattcatactatatgtagtgttattattatttactaatttatgtaaattactattaagtcattagataattttataaagacaGTAAAACAATGTCAATTcattgtttgtaaaataaatatctatggccatttaaaaaatgttatctatgCATTATAGACAAGTTGTGATTGGCTAATATAGTAATGCAGTCATTGTTAATAGTTgtacaactaataaaatatacagaattgtaaaataataattaatatagtcttacatttagttattaatgtgAATTACATATATCAGGTTAGAATGTTAgatcacaattatatttttcatatataaattaattttaaaataagttaatgaaaaaaaatgtacctgaatatttatattatgtgtttcagCGAGGATTTAAATTACGAGAAACACTTGCAATGTCTTATATCGGTCAACCTCTACCCAGTTCTATTCATCTATTGCCGTCTACACCACAAACACAAGgcttacatacatttatacgaaACAAGGACACACCCAAggatgaatttatattttattccaaaCGGCTTATTAGACTAGTTATTGAGTTTGCGCTATCATTGTTGCCATTCAAAGtaagcaatattattttatttttttagtttcaaaaaataatataaatagttatgtaagattatgaattaaatatgttgtgttttatttagGATGTTATTGTAGATACTCCCCAGTGTGTCCCATATTCTGGTAAAAGATGTGCTAGTGACAAAATATGTGGTGTGTCGATTTTGAGAGCTGGAGAAACAATGGAACAAGCGGTTTGTGATGTTTGTAAGGACATACGTATCGGGAAAATTTTGATTCAAACAAATAGATCCACTGGCGAACCAGAAGTatgttacttaaatatttattttgtttagtttaattaactaatgttgtttaaatttagCTCTATTATTTGCGCCTACCTAAAGATATTAAAGActatatggtaattttaatGGATGCCACAGTAGCTACCGGTGCAGCTGCAATGATGGCCATTCGAGTACTTTTAGATCATGATGTTCctgaagaaaatattttattggtgtcATTACTAATGGCTGAATCTGGTatgtttgttgtttttaattagacATTGTAAAATgctaagttattaatatttttaggggTGCACACAATTGCATATGCATTTCCTCAAGTGCGCATCGTTACATCAGCTGTTGATCcagaaataaatgaaaaattccaTGTTTTACCAGGAATTGGTAATTTTGGTGATAGATATTTTGGCACTGAACCGGAAGAGTACTTATCCAGTTAGTGAAGCAATTCAACTGAAGTCCTTAATAAATTgttctgaatttttattacaagttCTATTaacttacaattatttttcaactattcATTTCTcacaatactatatattaaggTGTTTTGAAATTGGATGTACTTAATGTAAGACTTCTAGTATTAATCAGatttatggtttataattgtttaagaattggattgatattattgaataaacaatttaattttataatgagttTAGACGTGtccaaacaatttataatttcttgattcttatcatgtataatttatattgaattacatGTTTATGGTTAATGGCAGAAAATG includes the following:
- the LOC113552190 gene encoding uridine-cytidine kinase-like 1 isoform X2 is translated as MLVKSPRSTLRQRTTSVSQSTKKTATESVLQSHTRTIYTAGRPPWYNTAGQQVEPFVIGVCGGSASGKTTVARKIIESLNVPWVVLLSMDSFYKVLTEEQHEKAAHNEYNFDHPEAFDFELLTSTLQRLKDGKKVEVPIYNFVTHARETKTKTMYGANVIIFEGIMAFYNTDVLKMLDMKVFVDTDADIRLARRLKRDISQRGRDLQGVLKQYCNMVKPSFSHYIAPSMIHADIIVPRGGDNTVAIELIVRHVHKQLQARGFKLRETLAMSYIGQPLPSSIHLLPSTPQTQGLHTFIRNKDTPKDEFIFYSKRLIRLVIEFALSLLPFKDVIVDTPQCVPYSGKRCASDKICGVSILRAGETMEQAVCDVCKDIRIGKILIQTNRSTGEPELYYLRLPKDIKDYMVILMDATVATGAAAMMAIRVLLDHDVPEENILLVSLLMAESGVHTIAYAFPQVRIVTSAVDPEINEKFHVLPGIGNFGDRYFGTEPEEYLSS
- the LOC113552190 gene encoding uridine-cytidine kinase-like 1 isoform X1, with amino-acid sequence MAAKIQPFDPPSSASSDSDLNEYRDVVGDISVALDNDDEESDSIISSSMSPSKQSTSAPSTVLVKSPRSTLRQRTTSVSQSTKKTATESVLQSHTRTIYTAGRPPWYNTAGQQVEPFVIGVCGGSASGKTTVARKIIESLNVPWVVLLSMDSFYKVLTEEQHEKAAHNEYNFDHPEAFDFELLTSTLQRLKDGKKVEVPIYNFVTHARETKTKTMYGANVIIFEGIMAFYNTDVLKMLDMKVFVDTDADIRLARRLKRDISQRGRDLQGVLKQYCNMVKPSFSHYIAPSMIHADIIVPRGGDNTVAIELIVRHVHKQLQARGFKLRETLAMSYIGQPLPSSIHLLPSTPQTQGLHTFIRNKDTPKDEFIFYSKRLIRLVIEFALSLLPFKDVIVDTPQCVPYSGKRCASDKICGVSILRAGETMEQAVCDVCKDIRIGKILIQTNRSTGEPELYYLRLPKDIKDYMVILMDATVATGAAAMMAIRVLLDHDVPEENILLVSLLMAESGVHTIAYAFPQVRIVTSAVDPEINEKFHVLPGIGNFGDRYFGTEPEEYLSS